A region of Domibacillus sp. DTU_2020_1001157_1_SI_ALB_TIR_016 DNA encodes the following proteins:
- a CDS encoding C-terminal binding protein produces MTFKVLLTDYEFAHLEYEEQVFNESGLDIQFIKKQCKTEEDVIEHAKDADALLNQYAPISKRVIDSLEKTKVISRYGVGVNTIDVDAAQAKNITVANVPDYGMEEVSNHALALLLSWARKVTLLNNEVKQGNWDFKACVPIHRFDKQTVGVLGFGRIPRRFIEKVKPLGFQTVAYDPFVSAEEMAAAGVRKMELDEIIKESDYLSVHVPLIKETHHLLNAERFSQMKKNAVIINTARGPIIDEKALIDALEQGMIAGAALDVTEEEPVSKTSPLLQMDNVIITPHSAWYSEEAMVELRRKAAKNIVQVLKGEQTPYALT; encoded by the coding sequence ATGACTTTTAAAGTATTGCTGACGGATTATGAATTTGCCCACCTTGAGTACGAAGAGCAGGTTTTCAATGAAAGCGGTCTCGATATTCAATTTATTAAAAAACAATGCAAAACAGAAGAAGACGTCATCGAACATGCAAAAGATGCGGATGCTCTTTTAAACCAATACGCACCTATTTCAAAACGTGTAATCGACTCTCTTGAAAAAACAAAAGTTATTTCCCGATATGGTGTTGGTGTCAATACGATCGATGTCGACGCTGCCCAGGCAAAAAACATTACTGTGGCTAATGTGCCGGATTACGGAATGGAAGAGGTATCGAATCATGCGCTCGCCTTGCTGCTCTCATGGGCTCGAAAAGTGACCCTATTAAATAATGAGGTCAAGCAGGGAAATTGGGATTTTAAAGCGTGCGTGCCGATCCACCGTTTTGATAAACAAACCGTCGGCGTACTCGGCTTCGGCCGAATTCCACGCCGCTTTATTGAAAAGGTAAAACCGCTCGGGTTCCAAACTGTCGCCTATGATCCATTTGTGTCAGCCGAAGAGATGGCAGCGGCCGGCGTTCGAAAAATGGAACTGGATGAAATCATCAAAGAGTCAGATTACTTGTCTGTTCACGTTCCGCTTATCAAAGAAACCCATCATTTACTGAACGCCGAACGGTTTAGTCAAATGAAGAAAAATGCCGTAATCATTAACACAGCCCGTGGTCCAATTATTGATGAAAAAGCGCTCATTGATGCACTTGAACAGGGGATGATCGCCGGGGCTGCGCTGGATGTGACAGAAGAAGAGCCAGTCAGCAAAACAAGCCCGCTTCTTCAAATGGATAACGTCATCATTACACCGCACAGTGCCTGGTATTCAGAAGAAGCAATGGTGGAACTGCGCCGAAAAGCAGCGAAAAATATTGTGCAAGTTTTAAAAGGCGAACAAACGCCTTATGCGCTTACGTAA
- a CDS encoding fumarylacetoacetate hydrolase family protein: MKLALFSAEEKHHLGVVRGEHIISLTAMDPETYPPCIKTFIQRGSTVPSLEGQPSFSLEDIEIDVPIASPEKIICVGLNYIDHCHETGMEPPKSPVIFSKYANALTGHNTAIEIPINSNEVDFEAELAIVIGKEAKHVSEEEAEEFVFGYTIMNDVSARDLQFADGQWSRGKTADTFAPTGPYVVTRDEIGNPHDLAISLTLNGETMQDSNTSNLIFTVPQIVSFLSQSMTLKPGDLIATGTPPGVGMGRSPKVWLKDGDQMDVTIEKIGTLSNHVRGRS, encoded by the coding sequence ATGAAATTAGCCCTGTTTTCAGCGGAAGAAAAACATCACCTCGGCGTTGTCCGGGGTGAGCACATCATCAGCTTAACGGCAATGGATCCTGAAACGTATCCACCCTGCATCAAAACATTTATCCAGCGGGGGAGCACAGTTCCTTCTCTTGAAGGACAGCCATCGTTTTCTTTAGAAGATATTGAAATTGACGTACCAATCGCTTCACCGGAAAAAATCATTTGTGTCGGCTTGAACTATATTGACCACTGCCATGAAACAGGTATGGAGCCGCCGAAATCTCCGGTTATTTTCTCGAAATACGCGAATGCGTTAACCGGTCATAACACCGCTATAGAAATACCCATTAATTCAAACGAAGTCGATTTTGAAGCGGAGCTGGCTATCGTAATCGGCAAAGAAGCAAAACATGTCTCAGAGGAAGAAGCAGAAGAATTCGTTTTTGGCTATACGATCATGAATGATGTGAGTGCTAGAGACCTGCAGTTTGCAGATGGACAGTGGTCACGAGGCAAAACAGCGGACACTTTTGCGCCGACGGGACCGTATGTGGTGACGCGTGACGAAATCGGCAATCCACACGATCTAGCTATTTCACTGACATTGAATGGCGAAACGATGCAGGATTCCAATACGAGCAATTTGATTTTTACGGTTCCACAGATCGTTTCCTTCTTATCGCAATCTATGACGCTGAAGCCGGGAGACTTAATCGCGACTGGAACACCGCCGGGCGTTGGAATGGGTCGCAGCCCAAAAGTGTGGCTGAAGGACGGAGATCAAATGGACGTAACAATCGAAAAAATTGGCACACTGTCCAATCATGTGCGAGGAAGATCATAA
- a CDS encoding sugar kinase, whose translation MDVVTVGETMTLFSPNEHGQLRHAHSFSMKFAGAESNVAIGLSRLGHKARWISRLGEDEFGDAMEIFIRGEGVDVSYVTRDEQAPTGVFFKEFRRPNDTRVYYYRKDSAASQLTADHIKEEAIKGAVYLHITGITPALGESCQSVMDKAIWLAKANGVKIVFDPNVRLKIWKSEEEARRLIKRYIAESDIVLPGEAEAEFLFGKKDRAAYVEAFHDLGADIVLMKVGKEGCLVSQRGKAVEHVSGFYVERVIDPIGAGDAFAAGVLSALLDGLSVEEAARRGNAMGAIVTMVNGDVEGLPNRADLFSFMNGGSDDVTR comes from the coding sequence ATGGATGTTGTAACCGTGGGCGAAACGATGACCCTATTTTCACCAAATGAGCACGGCCAGCTGCGCCATGCTCATTCTTTTTCTATGAAGTTTGCCGGTGCGGAATCCAATGTTGCCATCGGATTAAGCCGCCTTGGCCATAAAGCGCGCTGGATCAGCCGATTAGGTGAGGACGAATTCGGTGATGCAATGGAGATTTTTATTCGCGGGGAAGGTGTGGACGTATCGTATGTTACACGCGATGAGCAGGCGCCAACCGGTGTGTTTTTTAAAGAATTTCGCCGTCCAAATGATACGCGCGTTTATTACTATCGGAAAGATTCCGCCGCCAGCCAGCTGACGGCGGATCATATAAAGGAAGAAGCGATTAAAGGAGCCGTCTATCTACATATAACCGGTATTACACCGGCTCTCGGTGAATCGTGCCAGTCTGTCATGGACAAAGCGATTTGGCTGGCGAAAGCGAATGGGGTAAAGATTGTGTTTGATCCAAATGTGCGTCTGAAAATCTGGAAAAGTGAAGAAGAAGCACGCCGGCTGATCAAACGGTATATAGCAGAAAGCGACATTGTGCTGCCGGGTGAAGCGGAGGCCGAATTTTTATTTGGCAAAAAAGATAGAGCCGCTTATGTAGAAGCATTTCATGATCTCGGTGCAGATATTGTCCTGATGAAAGTCGGAAAAGAAGGATGTCTTGTATCGCAAAGAGGAAAAGCAGTGGAGCATGTTTCCGGGTTTTATGTGGAGAGAGTGATCGATCCAATCGGTGCAGGTGACGCGTTTGCGGCCGGCGTTTTATCAGCTTTATTGGATGGACTGTCGGTTGAGGAAGCGGCCAGGCGCGGCAATGCAATGGGTGCAATAGTGACCATGGTAAATGGAGATGTCGAAGGGCTGCCAAATCGAGCGGACCTGTTTTCTTTTATGAATGGCGGATCGGATGATGTAACGAGGTAG
- a CDS encoding bifunctional 4-hydroxy-2-oxoglutarate aldolase/2-dehydro-3-deoxy-phosphogluconate aldolase has product MNQLERLKEGKLVAVIRGAQPEQVIPIARALQEGGIVSLEITADTPKVCSVIEGVKEAFGDDIIVGAGTVLDPETARAVIMAGAEFIFSPTVNVETIKMAKRYGVISIPGALTPTEILTAYEHGADLIKVFPAGAMGAGYFKDLKGPLPHIPLMPTGGITLDNIGDYFKAGAAAAGLGSALVNPVKLQTEESYKELTKMAQAFSELAAGW; this is encoded by the coding sequence ATGAATCAGCTCGAACGATTAAAAGAAGGTAAGCTGGTCGCAGTGATTCGCGGCGCCCAGCCGGAACAAGTGATACCAATTGCAAGGGCGCTGCAAGAAGGCGGGATTGTCTCGCTTGAAATCACAGCCGATACGCCTAAAGTGTGTTCTGTGATCGAAGGAGTAAAAGAAGCATTTGGGGACGATATCATTGTCGGAGCCGGCACGGTGCTGGACCCGGAAACCGCCCGTGCGGTCATTATGGCAGGAGCGGAATTTATTTTCTCTCCGACCGTTAATGTGGAAACAATTAAAATGGCGAAGCGCTACGGTGTAATCAGCATTCCAGGCGCACTGACGCCAACCGAAATTTTAACAGCGTATGAACATGGAGCGGATTTAATTAAAGTTTTTCCAGCCGGTGCAATGGGAGCCGGATACTTTAAAGATTTAAAAGGGCCGCTGCCGCATATCCCGCTTATGCCAACAGGTGGTATCACTCTCGATAATATAGGGGACTACTTTAAAGCCGGGGCAGCAGCAGCCGGACTGGGCAGCGCCCTTGTGAATCCTGTGAAGCTTCAAACCGAGGAATCCTATAAGGAACTGACCAAAATGGCGCAGGCTTTTTCAGAGCTAGCTGCTGGCTGGTAA